Proteins co-encoded in one Cinclus cinclus chromosome 9, bCinCin1.1, whole genome shotgun sequence genomic window:
- the CHPF gene encoding chondroitin sulfate synthase 2 isoform X1, which produces MRLSLVLSVLRPAGPVAIGVSLGFTLSLLSVTWVEEPCGPPPRPATRPHPDGGPAPPPGPANGNAARRPNAVPAALGADNWEPRVVPYRPPSPGRAAKKAVRTRYISTELGMRQRLFVGVLTSKSTLNTLGVAVNRTLAHRLERLVYFTGTRGRKVPHGMTVVTHSDERPIWNMYQTVRYLLDHYVNDFDWFFLVQDDTYTEAHRISRLVAHLSIDTHLYLGRPEEFIGGDTEGRYCYGGFGYLLSRSLLLLLQQHLESCRNDILSARPDEWLGRCIIDYTGVSCAEEHEGLHYHYFELGKNADPERETDLRFQSAFTVHPVLDPLQMYRLHKYFAQVELERTYQEIQQLQMEIQNASSLSVDGDHVATWPIGIPPPFQPKTRFEVLRWDYFTEEQVYACVDGSPKCELHGVDLADVADVVATAMEELNRKYQPVLHVRKQQLVNGYRRFDPTRGMEYTLDLQVEVVTQKGHSRSVTKRVHLVRPLSEVEIIPMPYVTEASRINVILPLTAHDRDYAAHFLEAYAAAAFESSENAVLTFLFIYDPFEAQQVTQNDIFASVKSQITEYERKYAEVKIPWISVKTDAPSQIKVMDIISKKHPVDTLFFVAGVGTEVTTDFLNRCRMNTINNWQVFFPIHFQGYNPAIAYHNQVPPTTLDLLRDMGRFDRDVFHEACFYNADYMAARTRMAGDVQENEDILETLDIYDMFIKYSNLHVFRAVEPALLQHYRHQACNPRLSEDIYHRCVQSSLEGVGSRSQLAMVLFEQEQGNST; this is translated from the exons ATGCGGCTGTCGCTGGTGTTGTCGGTGCTGCGGCCCGCCGGGCCCGTCGCCATCGGCGTCTCGCTGGGCTTcaccctcagcctgctcagcgTCACTTGGGTGGAGGAACCCTGCGggccgccgccgcgccccgccACCCGCCCGCACCCCGACGgcggccccgcgccgccccccggccccgccaACGGCAACGCGGCGCGCAGGCCCAACGCCGTGCCCGCCGCGCTGGGCGCTGACAACTGGGAGCCCCGCGTCGTGCCCTACCGCCCACCCAGCCCCGGCAGGGCCGCCAAGAAGGCCGTCAG gACCCGGTACAttagcacagagctggggatgcGGCAGCGGCTCTTCGTGGGTGTGCTGACCTCCAAGAGCACACTGAACACACTGGGGGTGGCTGTCAACCGCACCCTGGCCCACCGCCTGGAGCGCCTGGTGTACTTCACAGGCACACGGGGCCGCAAGGTGCCCCATGGCATGACGGTGGTGACGCACAGTGACGAGCGGCCCATCTGGAACATGTACCAGACTGTCAGGTACCTTCTGGACCACTACGTGAATGATTTCGACTGGTTCTTCCTGGTACAGGATGATACCTACACGGAGGCACACCGCATCAGCCGCCTGGTTGCCCACCTCAGCATTGACACCCACCTCTACCTGGGTCGTCCTGAGGAGTTCATCggtggggacactgagggacgTTATTGCTATGGAGGGTTTGGCTACTTGCTATCCCgcagcctcctcctgctcctgcagcagcacctggagagcTGCCGCAATGACATCCTCAGTGCCCGGCCTGATGAGTGGCTGGGCCGCTGCATCATTGACTACACAGGTGTCAGCTGTGCTGAGGAACATGAG GGTCTGCATTACCACTATTTTGAGCTGGGGAAGAACGCAGACCCTGAACGGGAGACTGACCTCCGTTTCCAGAGCGCCTTCACTGTCCACCCTGTGCTGGATCCCCTCCAGATGTACCGGCTGCACAAGTACTTTGCACAGGTGGAGCTTGAGAGAACCTATCAGGagatccagcagctccag ATGGAGATTCAGAACGCCAGCAGCCTGTCTGTGGATGGGGACCATGTCGCCACATGGCCTATTGGCATCCCACCCCCATTCCAGCCTAAAACCCGCTTTGAGGTGCTGCGCTGGGACTACTTCACAGAGGAGCAAGTCTATGCCTGTGTGGATGGCTCCCCCAAGTGTGAACTGCATGGTGTGGATCTGGCAGATGTGGCCGATGTGGTGGCCACAGCCATGGAGGAGCTGAACCGCAAGTACCAGCCAGTGCTCCATGTTcgcaagcagcagctggtgaACGGGTACCGGCGCTTCGACCCCACACGTGGCATGGAGTACACGCTGGACCTTCAGGTGGAGGTGGTCACCCAGAAGGGGCACAGCCGCTCTGTCACTAAGCGAGTGCACCTGGTGCGGCCCCTCAGTGAGGTGGAGATCATTCCCATGCCATATGTGACAGAGGCCAGTCGCATCAACGTCATCCTGCCACTAACGGCCCATGACCGGGACTACGCTGCTCACTTTCTGGAGGCTTACGCAGCAGCGGCTTTTGAGAGCAGTGAGAATGCAGTGCTCACCTTCCTCTTCATCTATGACCCCTTTGAGGCCCAGCAGGTCACCCAGAATGACATCTTTGCCTCTGTGAAGTCCCAGATCACTGAGTATGAGCGCAAATATGCAGAGGTAAAGATCCCCTGGATCAGTGTTAAGACAGATGCACCCTCCCAAATCAAGGTCATGGACATTATCTCCAAGAAGCATCCTGTGGACACACTTTTCTTTGTGGCTGGCGTGGGGACAGAGGTCACCACTGACTTCCTTAACCGCTGCCGGATGAACACCATAAACAACTGGCAGGTTTTCTTCCCCATCCACTTCCAGGGCTACAACCCAGCCATTGCTTACCACAACCAGGTGCCACCCACCACGTTGGACCTGCTGAGGGACATGGGGCGCTTTGACCGTGACGTCTTCCATGAAGCCTGCTTCTACAATGCCGACTACATGGCAGCACGCACCCGCATGGCAGGGGACGTTCAGGAGAATGAGGACATCCTGGAGACCCTGGACATCTACGACATGTTCATCAAGTACTCCAATCTCCATGTCTTCCGGGCTGTagagcctgccctgctgcagcactaCCGGCACCAGGCCTGCAACCCCCGGCTCAGTGAGGACATCTACCACCgctgtgtgcagagcagcctggaggGTGTAGGCTCTCGCTCCCAGCTGGCCATGGTCCTTtttgagcaggagcagggaaacagCACCTGA
- the TMEM198 gene encoding transmembrane protein 198: MPLPGIPRAMTATVQTLRFKLLPHEPGQEWGHSCQQEIERRYQVVPSVVCAMCCLFGIIYCFFGYRCFKAVMFLTGLMFGSIIIFMLCYKERVLDTQLSVEASVGIGLGIGVLCGLVTMLVRSVGLFMVGLLLGLLLAVATLVVMEQFYHPPTVWIPIALLLGVGMLFAVLTLQWQRFFTTLSTAVFGSAIMTVTVDYFIELFLLVQYIYERIKVAPARPVCWYSWVILGIWPLLTTLGVLVQWKVTAEGYSHTEVIISRQQRRVQLMRIKQREDRKEKKKKRRPHHPPPHQHKAHPPEPAYRRKPNPVRRFDGDVLSPSYIQSFRERQTGPSLNSLIASSHAVVDLDYDCSSTVPLTTGSAPAVRV, encoded by the exons ATGCCTCTCCCAGGAATCCCCAGAGCCATGACTGCAACTGTGCAGACGCTGCGGTTCAAGCTGCTGCCGCACGAGCCAGGCCAGGAATGGGGGcacagctgccagcaggaaATTGAGCGTCGCTACCAGGTGGTGCCCTCAGTGGTGTGCGCTATGTGCTGCCTTTTTGGCATCATCTACTGCTTCTTTG GCTACCGCTGCTTCAAGGCTGTCATGTTCCTGACGGGGCTGATGTTCGGCTCTATCATCATCTTCATGCTGTGCTACAAGGAGAGGGTGCTGGACACACAGCTGAGCGTGGAGGCCTCAGTGGGCATTGGGTTGGGCATTGGAGTCTTGTGTGGGCTGGTCACCATGCTGGTGCGCAGCGTTGGCCTCTTCAtggtggggctgctcctggggctgctgctggcggTGGCCACGCTGGTGGTGATGGAGCAATTCTACCACCCACCGACGGTGTGGATCCCCATCGCGCTGCTCTTGGGCGTGGGGATGCTCTTTGCTGTCCTCACCCTACAGTGGCAGCGCTTCTTTACCACCCTCTCCACTGCCGTCTTTGGCAGCGCCATCATGACCGTCACTGTTGACTACTTCATCGAGCTCTTCCTCCTGGTGCAGTACATCTATGAGCGCATCAAGGTGGCTCCTGCTCGCCCCGTGTGCTGGTACAGTTGGGTCATTCTGGGCATCTGGCCGCTTCTCACCACACTGGGTGtcctggtccagtggaaggtcACAGCCGAGGGCTACTCCCATACAGAAG TGATCATCAGCCGGCAGCAGCGCCGTGTGCAACTGATGCGCATCAAGCAGCGGGAAGACcgaaaggagaagaagaagaagcggAGACCCCACCACCCACCACCCCACCAGCACAAAGCCCACCCCCCCGAGCCTGCTTACCGCCGCAAGCCCAACCCTGTGCGCCGCTTTGATGGGGACGTGCTTTCCCCC AGCTACATCCAGAGTTTCCGAGAGCGGCAGACAGGACCATCACTGAACAGCCTCATCGCCAGCTCCCATGCCGTGGTGGACCTGGACTATGACTGCAGCTCTACCGTGCCCCTCACCACAGGCTCTGCCCCTGCTGTGAGGGTATAA
- the CHPF gene encoding chondroitin sulfate synthase 2 isoform X2 — protein sequence MRLSLVLSVLRPAGPVAIGVSLGFTLSLLSVTWVEEPCGPPPRPATRPHPDGGPAPPPGPANGNAARRPNAVPAALGADNWEPRVVPYRPPSPGRAAKKAVRTRYISTELGMRQRLFVGVLTSKSTLNTLGVAVNRTLAHRLERLVYFTGTRGRKVPHGMTVVTHSDERPIWNMYQTVRYLLDHYVNDFDWFFLVQDDTYTEAHRISRLVAHLSIDTHLYLGRPEEFIGGDTEGRYCYGGFGYLLSRSLLLLLQQHLESCRNDILSARPDEWLGRCIIDYTGVSCAEEHEMEIQNASSLSVDGDHVATWPIGIPPPFQPKTRFEVLRWDYFTEEQVYACVDGSPKCELHGVDLADVADVVATAMEELNRKYQPVLHVRKQQLVNGYRRFDPTRGMEYTLDLQVEVVTQKGHSRSVTKRVHLVRPLSEVEIIPMPYVTEASRINVILPLTAHDRDYAAHFLEAYAAAAFESSENAVLTFLFIYDPFEAQQVTQNDIFASVKSQITEYERKYAEVKIPWISVKTDAPSQIKVMDIISKKHPVDTLFFVAGVGTEVTTDFLNRCRMNTINNWQVFFPIHFQGYNPAIAYHNQVPPTTLDLLRDMGRFDRDVFHEACFYNADYMAARTRMAGDVQENEDILETLDIYDMFIKYSNLHVFRAVEPALLQHYRHQACNPRLSEDIYHRCVQSSLEGVGSRSQLAMVLFEQEQGNST from the exons ATGCGGCTGTCGCTGGTGTTGTCGGTGCTGCGGCCCGCCGGGCCCGTCGCCATCGGCGTCTCGCTGGGCTTcaccctcagcctgctcagcgTCACTTGGGTGGAGGAACCCTGCGggccgccgccgcgccccgccACCCGCCCGCACCCCGACGgcggccccgcgccgccccccggccccgccaACGGCAACGCGGCGCGCAGGCCCAACGCCGTGCCCGCCGCGCTGGGCGCTGACAACTGGGAGCCCCGCGTCGTGCCCTACCGCCCACCCAGCCCCGGCAGGGCCGCCAAGAAGGCCGTCAG gACCCGGTACAttagcacagagctggggatgcGGCAGCGGCTCTTCGTGGGTGTGCTGACCTCCAAGAGCACACTGAACACACTGGGGGTGGCTGTCAACCGCACCCTGGCCCACCGCCTGGAGCGCCTGGTGTACTTCACAGGCACACGGGGCCGCAAGGTGCCCCATGGCATGACGGTGGTGACGCACAGTGACGAGCGGCCCATCTGGAACATGTACCAGACTGTCAGGTACCTTCTGGACCACTACGTGAATGATTTCGACTGGTTCTTCCTGGTACAGGATGATACCTACACGGAGGCACACCGCATCAGCCGCCTGGTTGCCCACCTCAGCATTGACACCCACCTCTACCTGGGTCGTCCTGAGGAGTTCATCggtggggacactgagggacgTTATTGCTATGGAGGGTTTGGCTACTTGCTATCCCgcagcctcctcctgctcctgcagcagcacctggagagcTGCCGCAATGACATCCTCAGTGCCCGGCCTGATGAGTGGCTGGGCCGCTGCATCATTGACTACACAGGTGTCAGCTGTGCTGAGGAACATGAG ATGGAGATTCAGAACGCCAGCAGCCTGTCTGTGGATGGGGACCATGTCGCCACATGGCCTATTGGCATCCCACCCCCATTCCAGCCTAAAACCCGCTTTGAGGTGCTGCGCTGGGACTACTTCACAGAGGAGCAAGTCTATGCCTGTGTGGATGGCTCCCCCAAGTGTGAACTGCATGGTGTGGATCTGGCAGATGTGGCCGATGTGGTGGCCACAGCCATGGAGGAGCTGAACCGCAAGTACCAGCCAGTGCTCCATGTTcgcaagcagcagctggtgaACGGGTACCGGCGCTTCGACCCCACACGTGGCATGGAGTACACGCTGGACCTTCAGGTGGAGGTGGTCACCCAGAAGGGGCACAGCCGCTCTGTCACTAAGCGAGTGCACCTGGTGCGGCCCCTCAGTGAGGTGGAGATCATTCCCATGCCATATGTGACAGAGGCCAGTCGCATCAACGTCATCCTGCCACTAACGGCCCATGACCGGGACTACGCTGCTCACTTTCTGGAGGCTTACGCAGCAGCGGCTTTTGAGAGCAGTGAGAATGCAGTGCTCACCTTCCTCTTCATCTATGACCCCTTTGAGGCCCAGCAGGTCACCCAGAATGACATCTTTGCCTCTGTGAAGTCCCAGATCACTGAGTATGAGCGCAAATATGCAGAGGTAAAGATCCCCTGGATCAGTGTTAAGACAGATGCACCCTCCCAAATCAAGGTCATGGACATTATCTCCAAGAAGCATCCTGTGGACACACTTTTCTTTGTGGCTGGCGTGGGGACAGAGGTCACCACTGACTTCCTTAACCGCTGCCGGATGAACACCATAAACAACTGGCAGGTTTTCTTCCCCATCCACTTCCAGGGCTACAACCCAGCCATTGCTTACCACAACCAGGTGCCACCCACCACGTTGGACCTGCTGAGGGACATGGGGCGCTTTGACCGTGACGTCTTCCATGAAGCCTGCTTCTACAATGCCGACTACATGGCAGCACGCACCCGCATGGCAGGGGACGTTCAGGAGAATGAGGACATCCTGGAGACCCTGGACATCTACGACATGTTCATCAAGTACTCCAATCTCCATGTCTTCCGGGCTGTagagcctgccctgctgcagcactaCCGGCACCAGGCCTGCAACCCCCGGCTCAGTGAGGACATCTACCACCgctgtgtgcagagcagcctggaggGTGTAGGCTCTCGCTCCCAGCTGGCCATGGTCCTTtttgagcaggagcagggaaacagCACCTGA